The Acidobacteriota bacterium genome has a window encoding:
- a CDS encoding hemolysin family protein, with amino-acid sequence MLIFILETMGILVLLSFSAFFSGSETAFFSLRKWRVERLRGTGIRGAAVSELLSNPRGLIATILIGNETVNIAASNLAAILRRDYFSAFGTAGIFVALVAMTLMLFLFGEVTPKVVAIYNQERWCLGAAIPMRLVCRVLSPLRKAVEKLIDRCDALSNKIGRQIAKGVSLGELRTIVRESAGERGLSLEEVKIIDSIFEIMDMPVKTVMVPRPRIICLREDASLDDALTVARKTKFSRFPVYGKDMDDIKGVVYAKDLLAAQYGLSHGSMLRDFLKPIIFVPETKAAFELLRDFQVKKLHIAAVLDEYGGTEGIVTIDDILREIVGEMGDRYRPSKYRFKKVSEKAFLLDGAISIQEFSELSGELITDPDVKTMAGHFIKLLGRIPAEGDRVSDALFDYRVVRMSGRRLAVLEAKKSFSNPGMNNG; translated from the coding sequence ATGCTCATCTTTATCCTCGAAACTATGGGCATTCTAGTCCTGCTCTCCTTCTCCGCTTTTTTTTCGGGATCCGAGACTGCCTTTTTCTCCTTGAGGAAATGGAGAGTGGAGAGATTGAGAGGGACGGGGATAAGGGGAGCAGCCGTTTCCGAGCTTCTATCAAATCCCAGAGGGCTCATTGCAACTATTCTCATAGGGAATGAGACTGTCAACATTGCTGCTTCCAATCTCGCTGCCATCCTCAGGAGGGATTATTTCTCTGCATTTGGCACAGCCGGGATCTTCGTTGCGCTGGTTGCCATGACCCTCATGCTCTTTCTTTTTGGAGAGGTCACTCCGAAAGTCGTTGCAATATACAACCAGGAACGATGGTGCCTTGGAGCAGCCATCCCGATGAGATTGGTTTGCAGAGTTCTCTCTCCATTGAGGAAAGCGGTCGAGAAGCTGATCGATAGGTGCGATGCCCTTTCCAACAAGATAGGAAGACAGATCGCTAAAGGGGTGAGCCTTGGCGAGTTGCGAACGATCGTTAGAGAAAGTGCCGGCGAGAGAGGACTATCCCTTGAAGAGGTAAAGATTATCGACTCCATTTTTGAGATCATGGATATGCCGGTGAAGACCGTGATGGTCCCGAGACCGCGAATAATCTGTCTTCGAGAGGACGCATCGCTCGATGACGCTTTAACGGTTGCGAGAAAAACGAAATTTTCGAGGTTCCCGGTTTACGGGAAGGATATGGATGATATCAAAGGTGTCGTCTATGCCAAGGATCTCCTTGCGGCTCAATATGGCTTGAGCCATGGGAGTATGCTCAGAGATTTCCTGAAGCCGATTATCTTTGTCCCTGAGACAAAAGCAGCCTTCGAACTTCTAAGAGATTTCCAGGTAAAGAAGCTTCATATCGCCGCCGTCCTCGATGAGTATGGAGGAACGGAAGGAATCGTCACCATCGATGATATCCTGAGAGAGATCGTTGGAGAGATGGGAGACAGATACCGGCCTTCAAAGTACAGGTTCAAGAAGGTATCCGAGAAAGCCTTTCTTCTGGATGGAGCAATCTCCATTCAAGAGTTCAGCGAACTCTCGGGGGAGCTCATCACCGACCCTGATGTGAAGACCATGGCGGGACACTTCATCAAGCTCCTGGGGCGCATCCCGGCGGAGGGCGATCGGGTCAGTGATGCTCTCTTCGATTACAGAGTCGTGAGGATGTCGGGGAGAAGGCTCGCCGTCCTTGAGGCAAAGAAATCCTTTTCCAATCCAGGGATGAACAATGGATAA
- a CDS encoding DUF4097 family beta strand repeat-containing protein gives MRVRDVILILIIIVAGLSMQSVISLKEKGFPIMFDIKGKPNRFVETKEIDFPMGCAMKVKNSHGNVTLSPWDRETVHVQLEKVIYADDEKRAEEISKQIILNLEKRDKEAVISTNRDELYLRPISVQTNLTIHAPKQSASSITCSHGDVMVHGMEGASEVKSRHSDLEMKNVSGDVTINMEHGDAILDSITGNIIADSRHGKLEFNNIIGTLALQAEHDSVQILHVARNLSIKSRHTELLLTDVGGDIEIDSEHTEIGGSHINGNAMIKNSYKDVELSEVTGTLRIDTRHCDVQVERAVSNSDIIAEYGDVTLRIPGGLNFSVDLAADYGDIESDFEELKPSHEKVTSRLIARIGSGGPTYTVRTRYNDIYLQKISYN, from the coding sequence ATGAGAGTAAGAGACGTTATTCTAATTCTCATTATCATCGTCGCAGGTCTGAGCATGCAGAGCGTCATCAGTCTCAAGGAAAAAGGGTTCCCCATCATGTTTGATATCAAGGGAAAGCCCAATAGATTCGTCGAGACAAAGGAGATAGACTTTCCGATGGGCTGCGCCATGAAAGTCAAGAACTCTCATGGGAACGTCACTCTGAGCCCCTGGGATAGAGAGACGGTGCATGTGCAACTTGAAAAAGTCATCTACGCCGACGATGAAAAAAGGGCCGAGGAAATCTCAAAACAGATAATCCTCAATCTCGAAAAGAGGGATAAAGAAGCTGTCATCTCAACCAACCGCGATGAGCTTTATCTCAGACCGATAAGCGTCCAGACGAACCTGACCATCCATGCACCGAAACAGTCCGCAAGTTCAATCACCTGTTCACATGGCGATGTCATGGTCCACGGCATGGAAGGGGCATCAGAGGTGAAATCCCGGCATTCCGACCTGGAGATGAAGAATGTTTCAGGTGACGTTACAATCAATATGGAACACGGGGATGCGATTCTCGATTCCATCACCGGGAACATCATCGCAGACTCTAGACACGGGAAATTGGAATTCAACAACATCATCGGTACTCTGGCACTCCAGGCAGAGCACGATAGCGTCCAGATACTCCATGTCGCCAGAAACCTCTCCATCAAGTCGAGACACACCGAACTCTTGCTGACCGATGTCGGAGGAGACATCGAGATCGACTCCGAACATACAGAGATCGGGGGAAGCCATATCAACGGCAACGCCATGATCAAAAACAGCTACAAGGATGTCGAACTGAGTGAGGTTACTGGCACTCTGAGGATCGACACGAGACACTGCGACGTTCAAGTAGAGAGGGCAGTATCCAACTCAGATATCATCGCAGAATATGGCGATGTCACCCTGCGAATCCCCGGCGGCTTGAACTTTTCGGTGGATCTGGCAGCCGATTATGGAGACATCGAGTCTGACTTCGAGGAGTTAAAGCCTTCTCATGAGAAGGTGACCAGCAGGTTAATCGCCAGGATTGGCAGCGGAGGTCCCACTTACACGGTCAGGACACGCTACAACGACATTTATCTTCAGAAAATTTCCTATAACTAA
- a CDS encoding NFACT family protein, with the protein MDNLLLHLIFLEMKNELEGRTFSSIHHPEEDTFLFYFHNEKMKKLLISARPGHPRIVLTRRYFSEGKHEPDPFGSLLKRSLEGLFLGTLEKEEEDRVIQLHFSSKRNKREPDFILMFEMIGRSSNLILTDGEQKVLGFARKLRSEFRQPIVGHSYQPPIRPPHSIFHVLKDPRLDESLSGSEEKLLGFLNETLMGAPGAVIRELLLRVRREGRLSSVLDDIKSDWGQMRTRSFLYAPSPIEAIGEDIRLNRDNFVLTAFAMETAGELVENGFDSLHEAADNYYATIIRNERFTSKKSLLLRLLKKEISRTEETLVKLRKDGEKFEDPKRFKRYGELLLAGMRSLKKAEDFLEVEDYYEQPGTRIRIPINPSLSISKNAEAYFQKFKKAERGVVVIEKRRNSLLARGLDLRALEGKVATCTDSGSLDSVMEKMRTLGLPVGIEDKVKRSVLSEEHLSGIRIYKSSNGLQILVGKSAKDNMKLTFKIASPEDFWLHAAGFGGAHVVVKNPSGMKRLPEKTLHEAARLAAFFSSGKEEGKVEVHYSKKKYVRRGKYLPVGTVLLKKYEIILIKAENPFAQN; encoded by the coding sequence ATGGATAATCTCCTTCTGCATCTCATCTTCTTGGAGATGAAGAATGAGCTGGAAGGAAGAACTTTCTCTTCTATTCATCACCCCGAAGAAGATACGTTCCTGTTTTACTTCCACAACGAAAAAATGAAGAAGCTTCTGATATCGGCGAGGCCGGGGCATCCGAGGATTGTCCTGACGAGGCGTTATTTTTCGGAAGGGAAGCACGAACCGGACCCGTTCGGTTCTCTCCTGAAGAGGTCGCTGGAAGGGCTATTCCTGGGAACGTTGGAAAAGGAAGAGGAAGACAGAGTCATTCAACTGCATTTTTCTTCCAAGCGAAACAAGAGGGAACCGGATTTCATTCTGATGTTTGAGATGATAGGCAGATCATCGAATCTGATACTGACGGATGGAGAGCAAAAAGTTCTCGGCTTTGCGCGGAAGCTGAGATCGGAGTTCAGGCAGCCCATCGTGGGACATTCTTACCAGCCGCCAATACGCCCTCCTCACTCCATATTTCATGTTTTGAAAGATCCACGCCTGGATGAGAGTCTGTCAGGAAGCGAAGAAAAATTGCTTGGGTTTCTGAACGAGACCTTGATGGGAGCTCCCGGGGCTGTAATCCGGGAATTATTGTTAAGAGTCCGAAGAGAAGGACGTCTATCCAGCGTCCTGGACGATATCAAGAGCGATTGGGGGCAGATGAGAACCAGATCTTTCCTGTACGCACCTTCGCCGATCGAAGCCATTGGCGAGGATATTCGCTTGAACAGGGACAACTTTGTCCTAACTGCATTTGCGATGGAGACCGCGGGAGAGCTTGTGGAGAACGGGTTTGATTCGCTCCATGAAGCAGCCGATAATTATTACGCCACGATCATCAGAAATGAAAGGTTCACATCAAAGAAGAGTTTACTCCTGAGACTATTGAAGAAAGAGATCTCAAGGACGGAGGAGACCCTCGTCAAACTCCGGAAGGACGGGGAGAAATTTGAGGATCCGAAACGATTCAAAAGGTATGGCGAGCTACTTCTGGCTGGGATGAGATCGCTGAAGAAGGCCGAGGATTTCCTGGAAGTAGAGGATTATTACGAACAGCCGGGGACCAGGATCAGGATACCCATAAACCCGTCTCTCTCCATATCAAAGAATGCAGAAGCTTATTTTCAGAAATTCAAGAAGGCGGAAAGAGGGGTCGTCGTAATCGAAAAGCGCCGTAACTCTCTCCTTGCAAGAGGACTGGATCTTCGTGCACTAGAAGGTAAAGTGGCAACCTGCACGGATTCGGGTTCCCTTGATTCCGTCATGGAAAAGATGAGGACGCTTGGATTACCTGTTGGGATAGAAGATAAGGTGAAGAGAAGTGTCCTGTCAGAGGAACATCTCTCCGGGATAAGGATTTACAAGAGCTCCAATGGGCTTCAGATCCTCGTGGGGAAATCCGCCAAGGATAATATGAAACTGACCTTCAAGATTGCATCGCCCGAAGATTTCTGGCTACACGCAGCAGGTTTCGGGGGTGCCCATGTCGTAGTGAAAAATCCGTCGGGAATGAAAAGGCTGCCGGAAAAGACGCTGCATGAAGCCGCCAGGCTTGCGGCTTTCTTCAGCAGCGGTAAGGAGGAGGGCAAGGTCGAAGTCCATTACTCGAAGAAGAAATATGTCAGGAGAGGAAAGTACCTTCCGGTTGGCACCGTCCTCCTCAAGAAATATGAAATCATCCTGATCAAGGCTGAAAACCCCTTCGCCCAAAATTGA
- a CDS encoding DUF5668 domain-containing protein: MATKCCKTESLIWGIFWVFVGGLFLVHNFYPEYRILSNIWKWWPLLIIVIGINIIIRYFHKSEKGE; encoded by the coding sequence ATGGCTACGAAATGCTGCAAGACGGAATCGCTCATCTGGGGAATATTCTGGGTCTTCGTCGGGGGTCTGTTTCTCGTTCATAATTTTTATCCGGAATACAGGATCCTTTCCAATATATGGAAATGGTGGCCGCTGTTGATCATCGTTATCGGGATCAACATCATCATAAGGTATTTCCATAAAAGTGAAAAAGGGGAATAG
- a CDS encoding CarD family transcriptional regulator has protein sequence MTKVTPTRSSTTKNLGNALQFKIGDKVVYPNHGVGIIEDITRKNIAGTEKMFYCLRIQSTDSTVMVPISNIETVGLRKVLSKREINRVLEVLKERKVDIVEDWKGRYQINSDLMRSGEIDKVAEVLKSLSYLSLQKSLSYRERKMLDKAKFLIVSELVEATHLPEEKIEEQIDKAISFSVKSKLDH, from the coding sequence ATGACTAAGGTAACACCAACCAGAAGTTCTACGACAAAGAATCTCGGAAACGCCCTTCAATTTAAAATCGGTGACAAGGTTGTTTACCCAAATCATGGTGTAGGCATCATCGAAGATATTACTCGAAAGAACATCGCTGGCACTGAGAAGATGTTCTACTGCCTGAGAATCCAGTCTACCGATAGCACGGTGATGGTGCCCATCTCCAATATCGAGACAGTTGGGCTCAGGAAGGTCCTCAGCAAGAGGGAAATCAATCGTGTTCTTGAAGTGCTCAAAGAGCGCAAAGTCGACATTGTTGAAGATTGGAAGGGAAGGTATCAGATCAATTCGGATCTGATGCGAAGCGGGGAGATTGATAAGGTGGCCGAGGTTCTGAAGAGCCTCAGCTATCTCAGTCTTCAGAAGAGCCTATCATATCGGGAGAGGAAGATGCTCGATAAGGCAAAGTTCTTGATCGTCAGCGAACTGGTGGAGGCGACGCATCTGCCCGAAGAAAAAATCGAGGAACAGATAGATAAAGCTATATCTTTCTCGGTAAAAAGCAAACTTGATCATTAA